The sequence below is a genomic window from Nicotiana tomentosiformis chromosome 6, ASM39032v3, whole genome shotgun sequence.
CATAAGTGAGGAAGTGGATAAGAGATCTCAAAATTCAAAGAAAGCAAAAGAACAACTAACAGGGGAGTGAAATAGACGACGTTACTAAATCTTCCGGTTAATTAGGATATACGGAAAGATTGAAGTGCTAAGTAAAATCAAATTTACTAATCGACGTAATCAAATTTGAGATAACAAAAGTTTGATCATAGTAAAAGGTAGTAGTAGAGTCAATACAAGCTTATAAAAAATGATATGGTAGGAGAAGTACACTTACTAAGGACTTGTTCAGCAGAGAATCTTCTAGAAACGTCTTTAGAGAGCATTCTCCGAAGCAAATCCTTCGCAGCCGGCGACACCGACTGAAAGATCCTAGTCGGAAATCTAAGGTTCGCTCTGAGAACAGCCTCGAAGATCTCCGTAGCCGATTCCCCATAAAAAGGCGGGATTCCGGCAAGCATTATATACATAATAACACCAGCACTCCAAATATCAACCTTCTCACTGTAGTTCCTACCAGCTAAAACCTCCGGCGCCACGTAATACGGCGTTCCAACCACGCCGCTCATCAGCTGCCCCTCACGGAACCACTCAGCCGAGCCAAAATCAGCCAATTTCAGCTCGTTTGAGTTGTTGTACAAAATGTTATCCGGTTTGATGTCCCTGTGAGCAATGCCGAGCCGGTGACAGTGCGCTATTGCCTTCATCAGTGGTACCTATACATACATTATGCAGAAAATTTATCAGTAATTAcgaaaaactaaaataaaaaagcCGATTATGAATTCTATTTACTTTCTCCTCCAATTTTCGAAAATTCAACAAGGTGCTGCTTCGTAGATCGTTCCTGATTCAAGCCATTATACGAAGCAAAAGTAAAATTTCCCCTTTTTGATCAGCAACGAGTGAGATTGTGGTGATCTGGAAGAGTACCATAACATCAACGGCTTCAGACTCGGAGAAAACCGGTTGGCTACTGAGGCGTCGGAACAAATCGCCAGAGTTGCAGAGCTCTAAAACCATATCGAGGTGAGTATCTTCCTCGTAGACATCGAAGAGACGAACAATGTAAGGATTCGGCGAAAGCAAGTGCATGATTT
It includes:
- the LOC104096632 gene encoding phosphoenolpyruvate carboxylase kinase 1-like; translated protein: MSESLKRNYRVSEELGRGRFGAVYKCYSAATGDLFAVKSIDKRLIADDSIDRQCLYNEAKIMHLLSPNPYIVRLFDVYEEDTHLDMVLELCNSGDLFRRLSSQPVFSESEAVDVMVPLMKAIAHCHRLGIAHRDIKPDNILYNNSNELKLADFGSAEWFREGQLMSGVVGTPYYVAPEVLAGRNYSEKVDIWSAGVIMYIMLAGIPPFYGESATEIFEAVLRANLRFPTRIFQSVSPAAKDLLRRMLSKDVSRRFSAEQVLRHTWVTSNGETRTVALF